GATTGGATGAGTTAGATGAGGATGAACCTGTTTTAATATTGCATACCGATCGCGTTGAGTTAAAACATCGAATCAAACTGCCAATCGTTATTTAGGTATTGCGTAAACGAGGGATGAAATTTCGGCATCACCCATATCAAAATATATGCTTGGTTTGGCCAATCGTTGAATAGTTGCATCATCCCGCCAAAACGCAACACCGTTATTTGAGCATTTCGGCAAGAAATCTGAGCAAGGATCGGCTAACAGTTTATTTATCAACTTATCAACTACTCCTCAACTTGAGCATGAGTGCCAAAACCCTGAATCCAAGAGATCCTGTCCCTCAAATCAGCGCTAAAGACCTAGTGAGCCGCGATTGGTTGTGGCGCGGTTGGCAAACCCGTTATACATTTAAGCGCCCAGCAATAAATGCAATAAATACTGAAGTAAATAACGATCGCCCCGATCGCCCTGATCGCCCCCTGCCAATTTTGCTGATTCATGGCTTTGGTGCAGCGATCGGTCAATGGCGCTATAACATCCCGGTCTTGTCGCAAAAACATGCTGTCTATGCCCTGGATCTGGTGGGTTTTGGCGGTTCGGAGAAGCCACCCACCCGCTATGTCACAAACCTGTGGGTAGAGCAGGTCTATGATTTTTGGCGCACATTTATTAACCAGCCGATGATCCTGGTAGGCAATTCGATCGGTTCTCTGGTGGCACTGATCGCCGCTAGCCAGCATCCAGAGATGGCCGCAGGGTTGGTGACCATTAGTCTACCCGACGTGGCGGTGCGCACCGAGATGATTCCCAAACCAGTCCGGCCGATCGTGCAAGCGATGGAAAAGCTATTTTCTGCGCCAGTTTTACTCAAGCCAATTTTTTATTTTGTGCGCCAACCCAAAGTAATTAAGCCCTGGGCGGGTGTTGCCTATGGCGATCCAAATGTGGTGGATGATGAACTGGTTGATATTATTGCGACTCCAGCCCAGGAACGCAAAGCGGCTGAGGCATTCTGTCGCATTGCTCGTGGTGTAATGGAGTCAGACTATGCACCTAATGTAGCCAGGGCGATCGCTGGGTTGCAAATTCCATTTTTGATCCTGTGGGGTACAAAAGATCGGATGATTCCCCCTCAGGAAGGCCGCAGGCTCGTAAAATTTTCAACCCATGCCCAGTTGATCGAGCTGGAGGGTTTGGGGCATTGCGCCCATGATGAAGATCCGAAAACAGTCAATCAAGAAATTTTGAACTGGATTAAGAATCAATATCATAACCAGGCATAATATTGGTAAGAGCGGCATTGAGACCTCGCCAACACCAGATTAGCCAAAATTAGTTCCAGGCAGCCTGAGCTGAGCAGAGTAAATAATTTCAACAAAATTTAAGCTTCGATTAAACTGCCAGCTAAATTCCCAAACAGGCTAAGATGATTGCTAAGATTAGGTTTAGATGGTCGCTTGTTAATAGTTCTGTTAAGATAAAATTTAAGAAGTATTACAATAAATACATCAATAATCATTCTTCCCGTTAAACGATATTTGGTTTTAGGTTCTTTATATTCATGAGTAAAGTCTACGAGTGGTTCGACGAGCGCTTAGAAGTCAGCGCCATTGCCGAAGACGTAACCAGTAAGTATGTCCCACCCCATGTCAATATTTTCTATTGCTTGGGTGGCGTTACCCTAGTTTGCTTCATTATTCAGTTTGCAACTGGCTTTGCTATGACCTTTTACTACAAGCCTACTGTGGCAGAGGCATTTAATTCGGTGAGCTATATCATGACCGAGGTCAGCTTTGGCTGGTTGATTCGATCGATCCATCGCTGGTCTGCCAGCATGATGGTGCTGATGATGATTTTGCACGTGTTCCGGGTCTATTTGACCGGTGGGTTCAAGAAGCCCCGCGAGCTGACTTGGGTAACTGGTGTGGTATTGGCGGTAATTACTGTTTCCTTTGGGGTAACTGGTTATTCCTTGCCTTGGGATCAGGTTGGTTACTGGGCGGTTAAGATTGTGTCTGGCGTTCCCGCCGCGATCCCTGTGGTTGGTACAACGGTTGTTGAATTGATGCGTGGTGGCGAGGCAGTTGGCCAAGCAACCCTAACCCGTTTCTATAGCCTGCATACTTTTGTATTGCCCTGGTTTATTGCTGTCTTCATGTTGGCTCACTTCCTGATGATTCGGAAACAAGGTATTTCTGGCCCACTCTAAACCGTGGTTCTAGATTTGCGCTGAACTTATTGCCTGAAATGATTGATCTTAATTTTTTGTCTGGATTGCCTTTCCTAAAGTATTAGTTTTGGTTTTTGGTGCGTCTGATCACCGATCGAACCTGAGCTAAAAATCTATAATTGATCAAGAGCAGTAATTAATTTACTTGTGATTCAAGATTAGTTACTGATAGACAATAAATCCCAACCAGCAATATATTCTCTATTTATAAAGTTTGAAAGGAGAGTTGTTTTTAATATGTCCAAGATTGAAAAGCTGCCGGATCTTAGCGATCCTAAGCTAATTGCAAAATTAGAAAAGGGCATGGGGCATAACTATTATGGTGAGCCCGCCTGGCCCAATGATTTGCTCTATATATTCCCAGTCGTAATTATGGGCACGATCGCCCTATGTACTGGTCTTGCGGTGCTTGACCCTGCCATGATCGGTGAGCCTGCAAATCCCTTTGCTACGCCATTGGAAATTCTACCTGAGTGGTATCTCTATCCGGTGTTCCAGATTTTGCGGGTTGTACCTAATAAGTTGTTGGGCATCTTTATGATGACCGCTGTGCCCCTGGGCTTGATTCTGGTACCGTTTATCGAGAATGTTAACAAGTTCCAGAACCCATTCCGTCGTCCTCTGGCTACGGCTGTGTTTTTGTTTGGTACTGCGTTCACGATCTACTTGGGGATTGGCGCTACCATGCCGATCGATGAGTCTTTGACTTTGGGCTTGTTCTAAGCTTTTTGTTGATTATCTAGATTTTCAAATATTTAGATTTAATTGAATAATTAAAGTCTTGCCCTGGTTCTAGCTTTCGGGTTAGCTGGGCAAGGTTTTTTTATTTTGCTTTTTACGGGTTTTGGCTTGATTAATCCCACATTCCGCGGTTAAGAAATAAAATAAGGTAATTTTGAAAAAGCCGAATCGAGCCAGTGGAAATTGCAGTAGAAAACATAGACCATCTGGGCATTGTGGCCGGACTCATCGATGAGATGGGTTTGGTCGATTGTATTAACAACAACAGTGTAGGCAAGCATCCAAAGGAGATCGTAAGCCCAGGTCAGGTAGTCAAAGTAATGATTCTGAATGGTCTGGGATTTGTGAGTGCGCCATTGTATTTGTTTGAGCAATTTTTTGTAGGCAAAGCCACGGAGCATTTGCTCGGGAAAGGGATTAAGCCAGAGCATTTAAACGATGACCGCTTGGGCAGGGTTTTGGACTTGCACTTGATATTGTTTTATATATTGACCTGACACTGCTGACGTTCCACTTTCCTGTTTGAACGTCTTTAGTGTCTTTCTTTTTTCCCGTTTTGATCTCTTTTTTTCTAGTTGTCGCTAGCCTCCCATGGCGATCTCATAATTCTGCTGGCGATCTGCTTTTTATGCCAAGTAATCGTCATCCAGCCGCCAAGGTAATTGTCGTTTAATACGTCCATTTGCTCCAAATCGCTGGCGTTAAGCAGATTGCCAATCTTACTGAACAGCGTTCACTAATCCTGAATTTCCTGGGCGCTCCCTGTCAGAAATATTATCTACTTTGCTGACTAAACCGCGGAATGTCGGATCAGAACAAATCAAGCAAGGCTTTTTTGCTGCTTACGCTTCTTGATTAAGGTATAACCGCCAAACATACTACCAAGTGCAACTAAACCCAGAGTCGATTCAAATTCAAAAGGAATAGGTACAGCAGACACAGTTGGGCTTAGGGCGGTATTTATAGGTCGAGAAAACCCACCGGCTGAATAAGCTTCTTCGCTCGCTGCCGTTATATCAATTGTGCCACCCGCATTTGTTAACCCTGTTAAAAACTGAAGATTAAGAGTATAAGTGCGACCAGAACCACTAGTATCTGCAACGGTTTCTGAGATGTAGCTACTGGCGGTAGGGCTACCGGATGTGCTTGTGTAATTTATTGAAGTACCTGGATAAAAATTACTGTCCTGAAAGGGAAAAGTTGTGCCAGCACTGGAGACAATATTGATACTTGAATAGGTATTAGTATCAGAGTCGTAGTCAAAGGAACCAGCTATAGTTGTGCCGTCAGTATATTGCACATTATTTAATGTCCAGACGATCGCTTCTGCTGAGGCTACATTGAATCCAAGACTGCCAATAACTGCAGCAGCAGTAACAGCTGCTACATTTTTAACTATCTTTCGCATGCCTGATATCCTGATTTTTTGCAACAACTTCATATTTATGCAAACATTAGCATAATCCGTGGATTGTCTGCAATCGATAATTATTGATGATTATTCAGTTTTTTATGCCAAGTGAATTGCGATCGTAAATCCTTTTACCCATAGTTGTAGCTTCTAGAGCTAGAAGCTGTTGATAGTTTTCCTGCGACCATGCCGATCGACTGGACAATCGCCGGATTATTCTTGCTTAGGTTTGTGCCCGACGTGGTGCCGCGTATCCTGGGGCGATCGCTCTATTGGGTTGGGGTGCCGTTGCAAATTTTGGCGTTCACGCTGCGCACTGAGCTAGATCGATCGTTGTGGTTGGTTCCGGCGGTTGTGATCGCGGCTTTGATTGCCAGTATTGGCATTGCCTGGGGTTTTAGTTGGCGATTGCCCGTTGAAGATAAGGGCAGCTATGGCTTTGGCGTAGCGATCGATTATCAAAACACCAACCATCTGGGCGTTTGCACTGGGAATGTATTTGCAGCCAAGTCAAATTCAGCCAACCTCAAACATTGAGATTGTGCCATTGTACGCATAATTAAATATTTCAGGCAAGCGTCGCTATATTAGGCAATATTGGGCATCAGCTTGCATAAACCATAGACTCAGCTAATTTATCAGCGATCGCCTGTCCCTGCACCAGTTCCACCAGCTTGAGTGCAAACGCCATTACTGTCCCAGGGCCGCGACTGGTGACAATCTTGCCATCTACCACCACTGCCTCATGCACATATTCACCCACCTGCATGTCAGCTTCAGTGCCGGGGAAGGAGGTTGCCCGCTTGTCGGCCAAAACACCTGCGGCGGATAATACGGTTGGTGCTGCACATACAGCAGCGGTTAGCTTCCCGGCCGCCACATGATCTTTCACGATCTCAATGATGCGTGGGTCTTCCCGTAGTGTCTTGGTGCCAGGGCCTCCAGGCAAAACCAGCAGGTCATAATCATGGGCTTTGATGTGCTGCAAAATCTGATCGGCCATGATTGTAATTTGGTGTGAACCAGTCACAATGATCGAGTCCAGACCAGTGGTCATCACCTCGATCTCACCACGCCTAAGCACATCCACAATTGTGATCGCTTCTATTTCTTCAACCCCTTCAGCCAGGGGTACTAGAGCTTTAGGCATTATTAATTTGATTTAGCTATTTTAATTAACTTTTTGGAAAAGAGATTTTAAAGAATTTGATTTGCAAACAATAAAAATATTGCCCGAACAAAAGTCCCATAGAGCTTTAAAAGGCATTCTGGACCTAATAAGCATCCTGAAGTTCATAGAAATCAGGCGTGACATAATCCTTGCGCATTGGCCAACCCACCCAATCTTCCGGCATCAAAATTCGCTTCAAATTAGGATGGCCTTCATAGACAATGCCATACATATCATAGGTTTCGCGCTCTTGCCAATCGGCACTTTTCCAAATCCAATAGACCGATGGACAAGTGGGATCTTCGCGGGGCAAGAACACCTTAACTCTCACTTCCTCTGGTCGATCGGCATTGTCATCAATTTTAGCCAGGTGATAACAGCTAACCAGGGCACTACCAGGGCCATCATCATAGCCGCACTGACACATCATGTAGGTGAAGCCATAGGCATATAAAGCAGTGGCGATCGGAATTAAATAATCACGCTCCACCTTGATCATTGGTACACCCTGATGATCGGGTCCCAACGATTCATGGGCGAAGTTATTCTGATTCAGCCATTCCGAGACCTTACTGGTAGTGGCGATCGCGCCTTCTTGCTGCTCTTCTTTGTTCTCTTCTGCCATCTTGCTTGATTATTAAGTTTGGTTTTGCAATTATCTACATATAAATATCCACCATCTGGTGGGGAAGCGGAAGGTTGATGCAAGCCAATCTGCTTAAAAACAGCCTGGTTGTTTTTGACTAGCAAAACAATATGGCATTTCTAGCGATCGAAGACTACGATAGATAGCCTGATCATTAAGTGGCGTAGCCAGGTTTAAAATTACTACCTGAGCCATTAGCTCACTAATAATTAAATTATTACTAATCAATTACTAATCAATTACTAATCAATTACTAATCAATTATTGTTCAGACTCTAAAGGTACTGTTTCCTTCTCGGCAATTTTAAGCGTTGGCAGCGGAATACCAGATTCAGCCAGGGCTTTAGGTGGTGAAATACGGGTTGGCGCTTCCAAATACTGGCCAGTCAGGATCGGTGCTACTACCTTCATCTCATGATTAACGGTGTAATAGCGGTGATTGCGCTGGAAATTCGACCGTTGCTCAAATCCTTCGGCGCTAATTTTCTTGCGTAGCTTGATGATCGCATCCATGATCGCTTCAGGACGAGGTGGGCAACCAGGAATATAGGCATCTACCGGAATCAGCTTATCTACGCCGCGCACGGTGGTATAGGAATCGGTACTGAACATGCCGCCGGTAATGGTGCAAGCACCCATAGCGATCACATATTTGGGCTCAGCCATTTGCTCATAGAGCCTGACCAATGCCGGAGCCATTTTCATCGTTACCGTACCAGCGGTAATAATCAAATCTGCTTGGCGGGGGCTGGAACGGGGGATCAGGCCAAAGCGATCGAAGTCGAAGCGCGAGCCAATCATTGCCGCCACTTCAATAAAACAGCAGCTTGTGCCATAGAGCAGCGGCCATAAACTAGACATCCGCGACCAGTTGTAGATGTCATTGAGGGAGGTAAGGATCACATTATTAGATAGATCCTGAGAAACCCTGGTTTGGTCGATCGGGTTGATCAAACGTTGGGTTTGCTCTTCAATGCTTAAATCTAAGCCAACATTTTCAGGTTTCATGACCACTCTAAGGCTCCTTTTCTCCAAGCGTATACAAGTCCTAGTACCAGGATAGCAATGAATATCAATGCCTCAATAAAGGCTAATAGCCCCAATTTATTGAAGGCAACTGCCCAGGGGTACAAAAACACCGTTTCTACGTCAAATATCACGAATGCGAGGGCAAACATATAATAGCGAATATTGAACTGAATCCAAGCACCACCGATCGGCTCATTACCTGATTCATAGGTGGTACGGGTTGCGGCACTGGTGGTAGTTGGACTGAGGAATCGGGCTAAGACAATCCCAATTACAGGTACAAGGGCACAAATGACTAAATAAACCAACAGATATTCATATCCATTCAGAACCAATGCGCTTTCCTCCTTGATCTTGTAGGTGTCCCTATATCTTAAGTATCCATATCTTAAGTATAAGAGATTGTAACTAATCGCAACCAGTTGCAATCAAGATGAAACTTGGATAAGTGACGAAATATTGCAAACTTAAAACTTTGATGTAGTGACAATAGTATACTTGCTCTGCGGAGCTCAAACATAGCCCTGTCCATTTAATAAATTTTAAGTTAACCATTTGAAATTGCTATACAGCTATAAATAAAATTTAGGAGGAAAAGTGACTCAAGGCCTAGCCACTAAGCTGCGTGAAGGTACCGCAAAAGCCCACACAGCCGCAGAAAATGCTGATTTTATTAAGTGCTTCTTAAAGGGCGTAGTAGATAAAGAGTCGTACCGTAAACTAGTTGCTAACTTCTACTTTGTATATAAAGCGCTAGAAGAAGAATTTGAAAAGCATAAAAACCATCCTGTGCTCAGTAAGCTCTTTTACTCGCAATTGTGGCGGGAAAAAAGTCTAGAGCGCGATCTGACCTATTACTATGGTGCCAATTGGCGGGAAGTAGTTCAGCCCTCTGAAGCTTGCCAGAAGTATGTAGCCCGAATTCACGAAATTTCTGCCCAAGAGCCAGAATTGTTGGTCAGCCATGCCTATACCCGCTATATGGGCGATCTTTCTGGTGGTCAAATTCTCCAGAAAATTGCTAAACAGGCGATGGGCTTGAATGATAGCGATGGTACGGCTTTCTATGAATTTGAAGCGATCACTAATCATGGTCAATTCAAAAAGGACTATCGCAATGCGCTCGATACCCTGGAAGTGTCGCCAGAGATGCAAGAAAAGATTGTGGCAGAAGCTAATCATGCTTTCCACTTGAATATGGAGATGTTCCAGGAACTGAAGGGTAATTGGGGACTGACCCTAATTAAGCTGAGTTGGAATTCACTCAAGGGTCTGGTGACTTCGCGCAAGAATGGCCGCACCCCTGCCCGTGCGTCTCAATCTACTGCTGGTTAAAGCTTTGTTTTATGGTTTATTAAGAGTTGATTGAGATTAACAGTGATCTTAATGCCTAGCTAAACAATTACATATCCATTACATCTCCAAAGCAGCGATCGCGCTTCAGGTCTAGTCATCTTAGTTAACTAATTAAGAGGCGGCTTGGAGCGTGATTTATTGGAGGTTTAATTTTTTTGAGAAGTCCCTAAATAGTTAAGAGCCAGGGTCTTAATCTTAACCCCAGCTCCTATTAATGAGTAAGCAAATCTAAATCACCACAAGCATATTCAATTTTTATGGTGGCGAGTTAGATAACCGCCCTAAAACTTAGCAATGTTCGGCTCTTGGTGCGTCAAAACAGTGCAATCGGAGGTGGGGCTACCAATGCAAAGCAATCTGAACCCGGCTTCCCGCTGGCTGCTATTAAAAAACATTTCGGGGTTGCCGCCCTGCTCCTTGAGATCGCCTTCAATTACTCTGCCAGTGCAGGTAGAACATGTGCCCGCGCGGCAGCTAAAGGGTAGTTTGATTTCCTCGTCTTCTGCTACGTCTAAAATAAATTCGTCTTCGTCAACCTCAAGGGTGACATCGAGATCATCTGCTTCGTTGATTAATCTAACTTGATAAACTGCCATATGCACTTTAGTTCTAAATACTGCTGATTTTGATATTTTGAAGCAAATTAGCGGAATCAAGTATTTAGTTATACTTTCTTAAGCTCCTAGGCGATCGCCGTTGGTTACCCAAGATATACAATTGCGATCCAATGCCCCTATCTATCGAATGTTGGCGGATTGGCGGCTCACTAATTTGATGATTTGGGTCGATCGCGCCGAAATGCCAAAATCATCAGCACCACGATCGCCACCTGCAACGCCAAGCTACCGAGATCTTCAGTAAGATTGCCCTTACCTGCCAAAATCCGCATCAAAAAAGTAAAGGCACCAATTAGCCCCGATGCAGCCAGCGATAGATACACAAATTTTCTAAGATTGCGATAGGGCGCTTTGGATTCAGCCTTGAGGCGGGCATATTTCTCTGGGTTTTCCTGGCGGAATTTCTCGGCTGCGGTTGGTTGGCGATCGGGGTTTAGTTCGTTATCTGGTTGGCTGGGCATATTTTTTTAGCGATCGGATGGCATTAGAAAGTTACATAGCTTAGTTTATTGATAGTTTATCGGGGTTAGCGATTGAGTGGATCACCATAGGGCTATAGATTTATGCCGCTTTTACTTTTCGTGAATTGATCTATTCAGCTTTGGAGATGAATTTGATTTAGGGCGATCGCTATTCTCTGGTCTAGTTAGTCTAATATGCCCAAATTTCAAACTTAGCCGTTGACGATATATTTGCTTCTAAAGCCCCATCGTGCTGAATGCAGAAATCCTCAAATATCGATTATAAACTCAGCAACTTGCTCAGCGATCGCCCCATTTAACCATCGAGCCTGATCATAATCTGATCATAAATTGGTGCAATCTGGTCATAGTAGTTAAACTTAGACATTTACATAAATTGGCCATAGACTCAGTTAAAATTGCCAGACTGGTCAACTGACCACATAAAACCTTGACTTACAACCTAGGTCACTTCAATAATTTGACATAATCTAAATCGATCGCCCCATAACAAAAACGCGATCGCATCATAATCACTCCGCTACAGGGTAGAGTGAATATCGATAACAGGTTATTGTGCTCAATCAAGCATAGTTCAGCAGATCAATTAGTACATTAAATTAACTAACTTATTAAGTTTAAGGCTCAGCAATAATGCAATTTAAACGCTCCAGTGGAATTTTGCTGCATCCAACCAGCTTGCCTGGTGGACATGGGATCGGCGATCTTGGTAAGGCAGCATATGAATTTGTGGACTTTCTAGAAAAAAGTGGCCAGAAACTATGGCAGGTCTTACCACTGGGGCCCACGGGCTTTGGTAATTCACCCTACATGAGCTTTAGTGCGATCGCTGGTAATTCCTTTTTAATCAGCCTCGATCTGCTGGCCGAAAAGGGTTTACTAGAGCAGGCAGATTTTGGCGAAATACCCGACTTTCCCACCACCACAATTGACTTTGAACTGACTAAATCCTATAAGGGCAAGCTGCTCAAAATTGCCTATGAGCGATTTATGAAAGAGCCACCCAGTGAATTTAAAACTTTTTGCGATCAGCAAGCAGACTGGCTTGATAACTATGCTATGTTCATGGCCATTTTGGAGGCCAATAAGGGAGCTAGCTGGCACAAGTGGGAAAAGTCGATCGCCAAGCGCGATCCAGTGGCGATGCAAACCCAGACCAAGCTCCATAAATACAAAATCAATTTGCATAAATTCCTGCAATACGAGTTCTATTGCCAATGGCATCAACTACGCGAATATGCCAACGATAAAGGGATTCAGATTATTGGTGATATTCCTGTCTATGTGGCTCACAACAGTGCTGATGTGTGGGCTAACCCGCAAATTTTTGAGCTAAATCCAGAAACCTTTGAACCAGCCTTGATGGCAGGTGTACCGCCCGATTATTTTAGTGAGACGGGGCAACTATGGGGCAATCCGGTTTATGACTGGAAGTATCTCCAGAAGACAGATTTTGCCTGGTGGGTAAAGCGATTTAAATTTCTACTTCAGTTTGTGGACTACATCCGCATCGATCATTTTCGCGGCTTCGAGGCTTACTGGCAGGTGGAAGAGGGCGAAACCGTTGCCACTAATGGTAAGTGGGTTAAAGCACCTGGGGCTGAGCTATTCACCACGATCCGCAAGAAACTGGGCAAGTTGCCGATCATTGCCGAGAACCTGGGTGTGATTACCGATGAGGTGGAAGCGCTGCGACATCAATTTGGGTTCCCAGGGATGCAAGTATTGATGTTTGCCTGGGATGGTAATTTTGTGGATAATCCCCATTTACCCCACACCTTTGAGAAAATAAGTCTGGTCTATACCGGCACCCACGACAATGACACTACCGGTGGCTGGTGGGAGCGGGTTGAGGATTACCAGAAGCACAATCTCTATAAATATTTAGGCCACCAATTGATTGAGGACATTCACTGGACGTTTATCCGGATTGCCCTGGCTTCGATCGCTGATTTGGCCATTATGCCGCTTCAAGATGTATTCGGGCTAAATAATGTTGCCAGGATGAACAAACCGGGAACCCCTGATAACAACTGGGCTTGGCGTTATGAACCAGATGCGATCCACAATGAAGATACAATCCGCCGCCTATATGAAATGGTGGAGATTTATGGCAGATTGGTTTACCCAGAGTCAAAGGATAAAGACCAGGAGAATGCGAATGATTAAATTTGCTTAAATTGAGCCATATTCTAATTATTAGCTATTGGCGTTGTAGCATTTTGAAGACTCTTCACTCTGGCTAAAAATTGAGCAGACAAATCGAGCAAACGTGGGATATTGGCGTGGCATTTGATAGCATCTCGAAGGTAATCACAGGCATTAAAACCTCGCAGAAGGGTTGGCAAAAGCACTATCAGTTCCAAAAGATTGCTGCCCAATGGCCAGAGCTGGTGGGCGAGATGGTGGCGCAACAAACGCGGCCAACCGGAGTGCACGATCGCATCCTTAAGGTGGCAGTCTCTACGCCCCAATGGTCCCAGGCGTTGGCCTTTCAACGGATTAAGCTCCTGGAGAAACTGCAAGATTTTTTGCGAAAACCAGAGGCGATCGTGGATATTCATTTTTCCACTGCCCAATGGTACTCGTCGCCGCGATTGCCACCAGGCATGGATAAGCCATTGATCCTGTCTCGATCGGCCAGGGAGAAAAAAGATGGCAGCAAGGATCTTAAATCCAAACAAATTGCCAACCAGCCAACCGCAAGTATTCAATTGCAAATGCCGCCCCAGGATGCCAAGGAAGCCTTTGAACGGTGGGCAAAGCTAATTAAGCAACACACTGCCAAATCCCCCAAGTGCGATCGTTGTGGTTGTGCCACCAGTGCAGCCGAGTTAAACCGCTGGCGCATGTGTCATATTTGTGCGTCCCAGCATTTGTTTAAGTAGGTCGATTTCATGACTTTCATGACTAAGGTTCAGTTCGATCAAAACGATCGCTAACGCATAATAGGGTTTTCACAGGATTCCTGGTGACAACAAATTAGGGTTGCAAGAAGCTGTCAGCTATATTGTTGAAAATTAATCCAGCTTCAACAGACCTGAACAAAAAATATTAAGTGATCAAAATCTAAGCAATTAAATCAACGGACAAAATAATTTGGAGCTAAAAACACAAACAATAGATCTAGCATCCCATCGCGCTCAATTTCCTGCCCTAGCCGATCGCTACTATTTTAACTATGGCGGTCAGGGGCCTTTGGCGAATTCAACCCTGAACAAAATCAGCGAGAATTTTGGCAAAATTGAATCCCTGGGTGTTTTCTCACGGGCAGCTAATGCCTGGGATGTGGCGGAGAGTAATTTAACCAGAGCCACGATCGCCGATCAACTCAAAGCCCAGGCCAGCAATATTACTCTGACCGAGAGCACAACAGCTGGATGTAATATTGCGCTCTGGAGTGTAGATTGGCAACCGGGCGATCATTTGCTCATCTCCGATTGTGAGCATCCCGGTATCATTGGCATTGCCGACCAGCTCAAGCAAAGATTTGGGATCGAGGTTAGCTTTTTCTCGCTGCAAGCATATTTAGACCAGGGCACAGATGCGATCCTGGCCACGATCGAGCAAAATTTGCGATCGCACACCCGCATGATCGCCATCAGTCATATTTGCTGGAACACTGGCCATGTAATGCCGCTCAAGCAAATTAGTCAGCTCTGCCATGCACATGATGTGCTGGTGATGGTGGATGCGGCTCAATCGGTGGGAGTTTTGCCGCTGGATTTGCCCGACTGCGAAGCAGATTTTTA
The sequence above is a segment of the Pseudanabaena sp. PCC 7367 genome. Coding sequences within it:
- the petD gene encoding cytochrome b6-f complex subunit IV, coding for MSKIEKLPDLSDPKLIAKLEKGMGHNYYGEPAWPNDLLYIFPVVIMGTIALCTGLAVLDPAMIGEPANPFATPLEILPEWYLYPVFQILRVVPNKLLGIFMMTAVPLGLILVPFIENVNKFQNPFRRPLATAVFLFGTAFTIYLGIGATMPIDESLTLGLF
- a CDS encoding DJ-1 family glyoxalase III, whose product is MPKALVPLAEGVEEIEAITIVDVLRRGEIEVMTTGLDSIIVTGSHQITIMADQILQHIKAHDYDLLVLPGGPGTKTLREDPRIIEIVKDHVAAGKLTAAVCAAPTVLSAAGVLADKRATSFPGTEADMQVGEYVHEAVVVDGKIVTSRGPGTVMAFALKLVELVQGQAIADKLAESMVYAS
- a CDS encoding NADH dehydrogenase subunit K, with product MKPENVGLDLSIEEQTQRLINPIDQTRVSQDLSNNVILTSLNDIYNWSRMSSLWPLLYGTSCCFIEVAAMIGSRFDFDRFGLIPRSSPRQADLIITAGTVTMKMAPALVRLYEQMAEPKYVIAMGACTITGGMFSTDSYTTVRGVDKLIPVDAYIPGCPPRPEAIMDAIIKLRKKISAEGFEQRSNFQRNHRYYTVNHEMKVVAPILTGQYLEAPTRISPPKALAESGIPLPTLKIAEKETVPLESEQ
- the ndhC gene encoding NADH-quinone oxidoreductase subunit A; amino-acid sequence: MVLNGYEYLLVYLVICALVPVIGIVLARFLSPTTTSAATRTTYESGNEPIGGAWIQFNIRYYMFALAFVIFDVETVFLYPWAVAFNKLGLLAFIEALIFIAILVLGLVYAWRKGALEWS
- a CDS encoding biliverdin-producing heme oxygenase, with translation MTQGLATKLREGTAKAHTAAENADFIKCFLKGVVDKESYRKLVANFYFVYKALEEEFEKHKNHPVLSKLFYSQLWREKSLERDLTYYYGANWREVVQPSEACQKYVARIHEISAQEPELLVSHAYTRYMGDLSGGQILQKIAKQAMGLNDSDGTAFYEFEAITNHGQFKKDYRNALDTLEVSPEMQEKIVAEANHAFHLNMEMFQELKGNWGLTLIKLSWNSLKGLVTSRKNGRTPARASQSTAG
- a CDS encoding 2Fe-2S iron-sulfur cluster-binding protein codes for the protein MAVYQVRLINEADDLDVTLEVDEDEFILDVAEDEEIKLPFSCRAGTCSTCTGRVIEGDLKEQGGNPEMFFNSSQREAGFRLLCIGSPTSDCTVLTHQEPNIAKF
- a CDS encoding NAD(P)H-quinone oxidoreductase subunit J, whose protein sequence is MAEENKEEQQEGAIATTSKVSEWLNQNNFAHESLGPDHQGVPMIKVERDYLIPIATALYAYGFTYMMCQCGYDDGPGSALVSCYHLAKIDDNADRPEEVRVKVFLPREDPTCPSVYWIWKSADWQERETYDMYGIVYEGHPNLKRILMPEDWVGWPMRKDYVTPDFYELQDAY
- a CDS encoding PFE-CTERM domain-containing protein translates to MKLLQKIRISGMRKIVKNVAAVTAAAVIGSLGFNVASAEAIVWTLNNVQYTDGTTIAGSFDYDSDTNTYSSINIVSSAGTTFPFQDSNFYPGTSINYTSTSGSPTASSYISETVADTSGSGRTYTLNLQFLTGLTNAGGTIDITAASEEAYSAGGFSRPINTALSPTVSAVPIPFEFESTLGLVALGSMFGGYTLIKKRKQQKSLA
- the petB gene encoding cytochrome b6, whose protein sequence is MSKVYEWFDERLEVSAIAEDVTSKYVPPHVNIFYCLGGVTLVCFIIQFATGFAMTFYYKPTVAEAFNSVSYIMTEVSFGWLIRSIHRWSASMMVLMMILHVFRVYLTGGFKKPRELTWVTGVVLAVITVSFGVTGYSLPWDQVGYWAVKIVSGVPAAIPVVGTTVVELMRGGEAVGQATLTRFYSLHTFVLPWFIAVFMLAHFLMIRKQGISGPL
- a CDS encoding alpha/beta fold hydrolase; translation: MSAKTLNPRDPVPQISAKDLVSRDWLWRGWQTRYTFKRPAINAINTEVNNDRPDRPDRPLPILLIHGFGAAIGQWRYNIPVLSQKHAVYALDLVGFGGSEKPPTRYVTNLWVEQVYDFWRTFINQPMILVGNSIGSLVALIAASQHPEMAAGLVTISLPDVAVRTEMIPKPVRPIVQAMEKLFSAPVLLKPIFYFVRQPKVIKPWAGVAYGDPNVVDDELVDIIATPAQERKAAEAFCRIARGVMESDYAPNVARAIAGLQIPFLILWGTKDRMIPPQEGRRLVKFSTHAQLIELEGLGHCAHDEDPKTVNQEILNWIKNQYHNQA